One region of Bombus affinis isolate iyBomAffi1 chromosome 5, iyBomAffi1.2, whole genome shotgun sequence genomic DNA includes:
- the LOC126916063 gene encoding uncharacterized protein LOC126916063 isoform X4, which translates to MEIEKKEAAQPASSSTVDNDEKIKREETSTRKEGTATGTIDGRNENQPVGEWNSLPLLVERLRAALELSLGGRREDEPPALPEDSGVDSEEDFRIRTSMEQVLGNCKEPELKKDLKFLEDLLLSDIQTALSRLRETLEKIDVNALAKHGAASDPTSKLQLLRLVSSLLSRLQMPEETTVKIPVLPSTSLSRRRRGTRHTIGVSTEELAKARKWLEEERNSLPLGEISPVIKEQKEQNISTVSAIDRKPEEVRDKCTKDAINQRQLLEDKNKEIRDNNCVCRGIQQVDAADTKTVGELNMYQAPYRANNYQEKENNENIIEDSDERSRVSKLAAILRQRAELASSSGRYGNSNKFSAKKSKIKRANTIDIPSYLKLQAETLGHEATGCLSLRKPISVGDKSFNSSNVTVPTFQPKTENDRKFLALITKNNETPSVAPVVPFKTFGRTMDMSSLTNENWNSKFSNIKTTFDKPTMSEEKDNKPSLKFRANKMFPAQAQVYSNSTPNYSNYSAPNPQMKMESTGFRHAPSSPFRKIERSSPGSPSKVPPSYHWSKNVPVPTNTLKEKARMMFDKDTTQQSPKFSRANVEKPSFPRPPWIEHEKNENRANNTVTENGKLDYRSFCKQFAPFVGKTSMETKKLEEQRQRELAQRDNVTGVVDGKISFKVVPDKRVQTHEYPPMEHRGSKDIFEAIKTGKDRENRFGENNFADTTLRGSSSVAVQTGINEEHQNEGRSFRVTPKISKGQTLVCSNAAVQTSNKLDRPTISVSDVESEKQWRPLFCEQSDSDQVSENHQRFILDHNQNYHTVSSGSEYNNPVVVPGVRQIPSEQGFRESLPFQETQNYEKQLSANPVNSYESEDNQKYSSALVPSVLFNGNNPSDEISNAAEEKEDLQKTPDWPIESSTFPDDENIQNQDISPDIGVVTRYTCAIATVASSVDSPEPRSEEVAVDSRTSSSPSPSQFSWSRSRPPTNETIASEDEIRRHNLLQQSLVRRLQNEITSLNDQPHQSSNFGQHLTVSQAQTKSSSQSPNLVPQQQSCNQSNTVLNHQQQSFNQPNIASSHQQQSFDQSNIAPSHQQQSYKQPNIPLSHQQPVNMNQNVHHPQSTFNQNIHHQQSNIIHQEQRYNQPANFDRPTGSQGPSRFKYLTPVPQKKPEPPRARSPGPVTVNRVVALREAYEQVPNPQSKSIHKERSPVPNGAVPIDSSDEYLVSCANKTSRSIVLSKSESWHQLALSNRYPRAPKINTPASTSSFQSSHPKPPKPKSPSSQKLRSKQFEASSMADSVKKMEDKIRQYFDQPGDHVESKDSLKHRRSPRFASKGMVGLSRSRTMPGLSDEKLCLSITTSQQMPLLNVNTADVDKVFDDLFEEATRTDNQ; encoded by the exons ATGGAAATAGAGAAGAAAGAGGCCGCACAACCAG cgAGTTCGAGCACCGTGGACAACGACGAGAAAATCAAACGAGAGGAAACCTCGACAAGAAAAGAAGGGACTGCGACAGGTACCATCGATGGACGAAACGAGAACCAGCCAGTCGGTGAGTGGAATTCATTGCCGCTACTGGTAGAACGTCTACGCGCGGCTCTCGAGCTCTCCCTAGGGGGTCGCCGCGAGGACGAACCGCCAGCGCTTCCCGAAGACTCTGGTGTCGACTCCGAAGAGGACTTCCGGATTCGTACTTCCATGGAACAAGTTCTGGGCAACTGCAAGGAACCAGAATTGAAGAAAGACTTGAAATTCCTCGAAGATTTGTTACTATCGGATATACAGACTGCTTTGTCCCGTCTTCGAGAGACTTTAGAGAAAATCGACGTGAATGCGCTCGCAAAACACGGCGCAGCTTCTGATCCTACGAGTAAATTGCAGTTATTAAGGTTGGTATCTAGTTTGTTGTCTAGGCTACAGATGCCTGAGGAGACCACGGTGAAGATTCCTGTgcttccttcgacgtctttgaGCAGGAGACGAAGAGGAACTAGACACACTATTGGTGTTTCTACGGAAGAATTGGCGAAGGCTAGGAAGTGGTTAGAAGAGGAAAGAAATAGTCTCCCTTTGGGAGAGATTTCGCCTGTTATAAAGGAACAGAAGGAACAGAATATATCTACAGTTAGTGCGATTGACAGAAAGCCGGAGGAAGTTCGTGATAAATGCACGAAAGACGCGATAAATCAAAGACAGTTACTAGAGGATAAGAATAAAGAAATTAGGGACAATAATTGTGTGTGTCGTGGGATCCAACAGGTGGATGCAGCTGATACTAAGACTGTTGGAGAGCTAAATATGTACCAGGCTCCGTATAGAGCTAACAATTATCAAGAGAAAGAGAATAACGAGAATATTATTGAAGATAGCGATGAAAGAAGTCGCGTAAGCAAATTGGCGGCTATTCTTCGGCAACGGGCTGAGTTAGCTTCAAGTAGTGGAAGATACGGGAATAGTAACAAATTTAGTGCAAAAAAGTCGAAGATCAAACGTGCGAACACTATTGATATTCCTAGTTACTTGAAGCTTCAAGCTGAGACTCTTGGACATGAAGCTACGGGCTGTTTGTCCTTAAGAAAGCCAATTAGTGTTGGAGACAAATCGTTCAATTCCAGCAACGTTACCGTTCCTACTTTTCAACCTAAGACagaaaacgatagaaaattcctgGCTTTAATTACTAAAAACAACGAAACACCATCAGTTGCACCAGTAGTTCCCTTCAAGACGTTTGGACGCACCATGGATATGTCGTCACTGACTAACGAAAACTGGAACAGTAAGTTTTCCAACATTAAAACAACCTTTGATAAACCAACGATGAGTGAAGAGAAGGATAATAAACCTTCTTTAAAGTTTCGAGCCAATAAAATGTTCCCTGCTCAGGCACAAGTTTACTCTAATTCTACTCCAAATTATTCAAACTATTCTGCGCCAAATCCTCAGATGAAGATGGAGTCAACAGGTTTCAGGCATGCCCCTTCCTCTCCTTTTCGTAAAATAGAAAGATCTTCGCCAGGATCTCCATCCAAGGTTCCTCCATCCTACCATTGGTCAAAGAACGTCCCAGTACCGACAAATACACTGAAAGAAAAAGCTAGAATGATGTTTGATAAGGACACAACGCAACAATCTCCGAAATTTTCTAGAGCCAATGTAGAGAAACCTAGTTTTCCTCGACCACCGTGGATAGAACACGAGAAAAACGAGAACAGAGCCAATAACACGGTTACAGAGAACGGTAAACTGGATTATCGATCTTTTTGCAAACAGTTCGCGCCATTCGTTGGAAAAACTTCCATGGAAACGAAGAAACTCGAAGAACAGCGCCAAAGAGAACTGGCTCAACGAGACAACGTTACTGGAGTGGTGGATGGCAAGATTTCTTTCAAAGTAGTTCCAGACAAACGTGTTCAGACTCACGAGTATCCTCCTATGGAGCATCGAGGATCTAAAGACATATTCGAAGCGATAAAAACTGGAAAAGATCGTGAGAATCGATTTGGTGAGAATAATTTTGCAGATACTACATTGAGAGGTAGTTCATCAGTGGCCGTGCAAACTGGAATAAACGAAGAGCATCAGAACGAAGGTAGATCTTTCAGAGTGACGCCCAAAATTTCAAAAGGTCAGACCTTGGTTTGTAGTAACGCCGCTGTACAGACTTCTAACAAATTGGATAGACCAACGATATCAGTAAGTGATGTAGAAAGTGAAAAACAATGGAGACCTTTATTTTGCGAGCAGTCGGACTCTGATCAGGTGTCTGAAAATCATCAGAGATTTATTCTGGATCACAATCAGAATTATCATACTGTATCCAGTGGTTCTGAGTATAATAATCCTGTAGTGGTTCCTGGTGTACGTCAGATTCCTAGTGAGCAAGGTTTCAGAGAATCCTTGCCTTTTCAAGAAACGCAGAATTATGAGAAACAATTGTCTGCAAATCCTGTGAATAGTTACGAGTCTGAAGATAACCAAAAATATTCTTCTGCTTTGGTTCCTTCTGTTTTATTTAATGGTAACAATCCATCTGACGAAATATCAAATGCAGCAGAAGAAAAAGAGGATCTTCAGAAGACACCAGATTGGCCTATAGAAAGTTCGACTTTCCCGGATgatgaaaatattcaaaatcaAGATATCAGCCCAGATATTGGAGTGGTTACAAGGTACACGTGTGCTATTGCAACGGTTGCATCGTCCGTGGATAGTCCTGAACCTCGATCAGAAGAAGTGGCAGTGGATTCTAGGACGTCTTCGTCACCTTCTCCTTCACAATTTTCTTGGTCCAGGTCTAGACCACCAACCAACGAGACTATTGCTTCAGAGGACGAAATTCGTCGACATAACTTACTGCAACAGAGCTTGGTTCGTCGCCTGCAGAATGAAATCACTTCTTTGAATGATCAACCTCATCAATCTTCTAATTTTGGACAACACCTGACTGTTAGTCAAGCTCAGACTAAATCCTCGAGTCAATCTCCTAATTTAGTTCCTCAACAACAAAGTTGTAATCAATCAAACACTGTGTTGAATCATCAGCAACAGAGTTTTAATCAACCGAATATTGCATCCAGTCACCAGCAACAGAGTTTCGATCAATCAAATATTGCACCAAGTCATCAACAGCAAAGTTACAAGCAACCAAATATTCCATTAAGTCATCAACAACCTGTAAACATGAATCAGAATGTGCACCATCCACAATCGACTTTTAATCAAAATATTCACCATCAACAATCGAATATAATTCACCAGGAACAAAGATACAATCAACCAGCAAACTTCGATCGACCGACAGGTTCCCAAGGACCAAGTCGATTTAAATATCTAACACCAGTTCCTCAAAAGAAGCCAGAGCCACCTCGGGCGCGTTCACCAGGACCAGTGACCGTGAACAGGGTGGTTGCTTTACGGGAAGCTTACGAACAGGTGCCAAACCCTCAATCGAAATCAATTCACAAGGAACGTTCTCCAGTTCCAAATGGAGCGGTACCAATCGACTCCAGTGACGAATATTTGGTATCTTGTGCGAATAAAACTTCTAGATCTATAGTGCTCTCGAAATCAGAGTCCTGGCACCAATTGGCTCTCTCCAATCGTTATCCTCGAGCACCTAAAATAAACACACCAGCATCAACATCTTCGTTTCAAAGCTCTCATCCAAAACCACCCAAACCAAAGTCTCCGTCTTCTCAGAAATTGAGATCCAAACAATTTGAAGCGTCGTCAATGGCGGACAGCGTCAAGAAGATGGAAGATAAGATCAGACAGTATTTCGATCAACCAGGTGATCATGTAGAATCGAAAGATTCTTTGAAACACAGAAGATCACCTAGATTTGCGTCTAAAGGGATGGTTGGACTGTCTCGTAGTCGTACTATGCCTGGTTTATCCGATGAAAAATTGTGTCTTTCGATAACTACCTCTCAACAAATGCCATTACTAAACGTGAACACCGCAGATGTTGACAAAGTGTTCGACGATTTGTTCGAGGAAGCCACGAGGACGGATAATCAGTAA
- the LOC126916063 gene encoding uncharacterized protein LOC126916063 isoform X1 produces MAPPPPPPPKTTITTGTKSLVAERLVLAQSPVRAVPQYTDTVPLILQGSQSKIQRIKMSEAEDIQNVVENHNFQNIVEGESGKSNTVEYLDTHEDIPKETVKEYPEETKEELFKEEKEKETYVENERKSMEIEKKEAAQPASSSTVDNDEKIKREETSTRKEGTATGTIDGRNENQPVGEWNSLPLLVERLRAALELSLGGRREDEPPALPEDSGVDSEEDFRIRTSMEQVLGNCKEPELKKDLKFLEDLLLSDIQTALSRLRETLEKIDVNALAKHGAASDPTSKLQLLRLVSSLLSRLQMPEETTVKIPVLPSTSLSRRRRGTRHTIGVSTEELAKARKWLEEERNSLPLGEISPVIKEQKEQNISTVSAIDRKPEEVRDKCTKDAINQRQLLEDKNKEIRDNNCVCRGIQQVDAADTKTVGELNMYQAPYRANNYQEKENNENIIEDSDERSRVSKLAAILRQRAELASSSGRYGNSNKFSAKKSKIKRANTIDIPSYLKLQAETLGHEATGCLSLRKPISVGDKSFNSSNVTVPTFQPKTENDRKFLALITKNNETPSVAPVVPFKTFGRTMDMSSLTNENWNSKFSNIKTTFDKPTMSEEKDNKPSLKFRANKMFPAQAQVYSNSTPNYSNYSAPNPQMKMESTGFRHAPSSPFRKIERSSPGSPSKVPPSYHWSKNVPVPTNTLKEKARMMFDKDTTQQSPKFSRANVEKPSFPRPPWIEHEKNENRANNTVTENGKLDYRSFCKQFAPFVGKTSMETKKLEEQRQRELAQRDNVTGVVDGKISFKVVPDKRVQTHEYPPMEHRGSKDIFEAIKTGKDRENRFGENNFADTTLRGSSSVAVQTGINEEHQNEGRSFRVTPKISKGQTLVCSNAAVQTSNKLDRPTISVSDVESEKQWRPLFCEQSDSDQVSENHQRFILDHNQNYHTVSSGSEYNNPVVVPGVRQIPSEQGFRESLPFQETQNYEKQLSANPVNSYESEDNQKYSSALVPSVLFNGNNPSDEISNAAEEKEDLQKTPDWPIESSTFPDDENIQNQDISPDIGVVTRYTCAIATVASSVDSPEPRSEEVAVDSRTSSSPSPSQFSWSRSRPPTNETIASEDEIRRHNLLQQSLVRRLQNEITSLNDQPHQSSNFGQHLTVSQAQTKSSSQSPNLVPQQQSCNQSNTVLNHQQQSFNQPNIASSHQQQSFDQSNIAPSHQQQSYKQPNIPLSHQQPVNMNQNVHHPQSTFNQNIHHQQSNIIHQEQRYNQPANFDRPTGSQGPSRFKYLTPVPQKKPEPPRARSPGPVTVNRVVALREAYEQVPNPQSKSIHKERSPVPNGAVPIDSSDEYLVSCANKTSRSIVLSKSESWHQLALSNRYPRAPKINTPASTSSFQSSHPKPPKPKSPSSQKLRSKQFEASSMADSVKKMEDKIRQYFDQPGDHVESKDSLKHRRSPRFASKGMVGLSRSRTMPGLSDEKLCLSITTSQQMPLLNVNTADVDKVFDDLFEEATRTDNQ; encoded by the exons GCAGCCAGTCGAAGATCCAGAGGATCAAAATGTCGGAGGCGGAAG ATATTCAAAACGTCGTGGAGAACCATAATTTCCAGAACATCGTCGAGGGAGAGAGTGGAAAATCAAACACAGTGGAATATTTAGACACCCACGAGGATATTCCAAAGGAAACCGTAAAAGAATATCCGGAAGAGACCAAGGAGGAATTATtcaaagaggaaaaagagaaggagaCGTACGTGGAGAACGAGAGGAAATCGATGGAAATAGAGAAGAAAGAGGCCGCACAACCAG cgAGTTCGAGCACCGTGGACAACGACGAGAAAATCAAACGAGAGGAAACCTCGACAAGAAAAGAAGGGACTGCGACAGGTACCATCGATGGACGAAACGAGAACCAGCCAGTCGGTGAGTGGAATTCATTGCCGCTACTGGTAGAACGTCTACGCGCGGCTCTCGAGCTCTCCCTAGGGGGTCGCCGCGAGGACGAACCGCCAGCGCTTCCCGAAGACTCTGGTGTCGACTCCGAAGAGGACTTCCGGATTCGTACTTCCATGGAACAAGTTCTGGGCAACTGCAAGGAACCAGAATTGAAGAAAGACTTGAAATTCCTCGAAGATTTGTTACTATCGGATATACAGACTGCTTTGTCCCGTCTTCGAGAGACTTTAGAGAAAATCGACGTGAATGCGCTCGCAAAACACGGCGCAGCTTCTGATCCTACGAGTAAATTGCAGTTATTAAGGTTGGTATCTAGTTTGTTGTCTAGGCTACAGATGCCTGAGGAGACCACGGTGAAGATTCCTGTgcttccttcgacgtctttgaGCAGGAGACGAAGAGGAACTAGACACACTATTGGTGTTTCTACGGAAGAATTGGCGAAGGCTAGGAAGTGGTTAGAAGAGGAAAGAAATAGTCTCCCTTTGGGAGAGATTTCGCCTGTTATAAAGGAACAGAAGGAACAGAATATATCTACAGTTAGTGCGATTGACAGAAAGCCGGAGGAAGTTCGTGATAAATGCACGAAAGACGCGATAAATCAAAGACAGTTACTAGAGGATAAGAATAAAGAAATTAGGGACAATAATTGTGTGTGTCGTGGGATCCAACAGGTGGATGCAGCTGATACTAAGACTGTTGGAGAGCTAAATATGTACCAGGCTCCGTATAGAGCTAACAATTATCAAGAGAAAGAGAATAACGAGAATATTATTGAAGATAGCGATGAAAGAAGTCGCGTAAGCAAATTGGCGGCTATTCTTCGGCAACGGGCTGAGTTAGCTTCAAGTAGTGGAAGATACGGGAATAGTAACAAATTTAGTGCAAAAAAGTCGAAGATCAAACGTGCGAACACTATTGATATTCCTAGTTACTTGAAGCTTCAAGCTGAGACTCTTGGACATGAAGCTACGGGCTGTTTGTCCTTAAGAAAGCCAATTAGTGTTGGAGACAAATCGTTCAATTCCAGCAACGTTACCGTTCCTACTTTTCAACCTAAGACagaaaacgatagaaaattcctgGCTTTAATTACTAAAAACAACGAAACACCATCAGTTGCACCAGTAGTTCCCTTCAAGACGTTTGGACGCACCATGGATATGTCGTCACTGACTAACGAAAACTGGAACAGTAAGTTTTCCAACATTAAAACAACCTTTGATAAACCAACGATGAGTGAAGAGAAGGATAATAAACCTTCTTTAAAGTTTCGAGCCAATAAAATGTTCCCTGCTCAGGCACAAGTTTACTCTAATTCTACTCCAAATTATTCAAACTATTCTGCGCCAAATCCTCAGATGAAGATGGAGTCAACAGGTTTCAGGCATGCCCCTTCCTCTCCTTTTCGTAAAATAGAAAGATCTTCGCCAGGATCTCCATCCAAGGTTCCTCCATCCTACCATTGGTCAAAGAACGTCCCAGTACCGACAAATACACTGAAAGAAAAAGCTAGAATGATGTTTGATAAGGACACAACGCAACAATCTCCGAAATTTTCTAGAGCCAATGTAGAGAAACCTAGTTTTCCTCGACCACCGTGGATAGAACACGAGAAAAACGAGAACAGAGCCAATAACACGGTTACAGAGAACGGTAAACTGGATTATCGATCTTTTTGCAAACAGTTCGCGCCATTCGTTGGAAAAACTTCCATGGAAACGAAGAAACTCGAAGAACAGCGCCAAAGAGAACTGGCTCAACGAGACAACGTTACTGGAGTGGTGGATGGCAAGATTTCTTTCAAAGTAGTTCCAGACAAACGTGTTCAGACTCACGAGTATCCTCCTATGGAGCATCGAGGATCTAAAGACATATTCGAAGCGATAAAAACTGGAAAAGATCGTGAGAATCGATTTGGTGAGAATAATTTTGCAGATACTACATTGAGAGGTAGTTCATCAGTGGCCGTGCAAACTGGAATAAACGAAGAGCATCAGAACGAAGGTAGATCTTTCAGAGTGACGCCCAAAATTTCAAAAGGTCAGACCTTGGTTTGTAGTAACGCCGCTGTACAGACTTCTAACAAATTGGATAGACCAACGATATCAGTAAGTGATGTAGAAAGTGAAAAACAATGGAGACCTTTATTTTGCGAGCAGTCGGACTCTGATCAGGTGTCTGAAAATCATCAGAGATTTATTCTGGATCACAATCAGAATTATCATACTGTATCCAGTGGTTCTGAGTATAATAATCCTGTAGTGGTTCCTGGTGTACGTCAGATTCCTAGTGAGCAAGGTTTCAGAGAATCCTTGCCTTTTCAAGAAACGCAGAATTATGAGAAACAATTGTCTGCAAATCCTGTGAATAGTTACGAGTCTGAAGATAACCAAAAATATTCTTCTGCTTTGGTTCCTTCTGTTTTATTTAATGGTAACAATCCATCTGACGAAATATCAAATGCAGCAGAAGAAAAAGAGGATCTTCAGAAGACACCAGATTGGCCTATAGAAAGTTCGACTTTCCCGGATgatgaaaatattcaaaatcaAGATATCAGCCCAGATATTGGAGTGGTTACAAGGTACACGTGTGCTATTGCAACGGTTGCATCGTCCGTGGATAGTCCTGAACCTCGATCAGAAGAAGTGGCAGTGGATTCTAGGACGTCTTCGTCACCTTCTCCTTCACAATTTTCTTGGTCCAGGTCTAGACCACCAACCAACGAGACTATTGCTTCAGAGGACGAAATTCGTCGACATAACTTACTGCAACAGAGCTTGGTTCGTCGCCTGCAGAATGAAATCACTTCTTTGAATGATCAACCTCATCAATCTTCTAATTTTGGACAACACCTGACTGTTAGTCAAGCTCAGACTAAATCCTCGAGTCAATCTCCTAATTTAGTTCCTCAACAACAAAGTTGTAATCAATCAAACACTGTGTTGAATCATCAGCAACAGAGTTTTAATCAACCGAATATTGCATCCAGTCACCAGCAACAGAGTTTCGATCAATCAAATATTGCACCAAGTCATCAACAGCAAAGTTACAAGCAACCAAATATTCCATTAAGTCATCAACAACCTGTAAACATGAATCAGAATGTGCACCATCCACAATCGACTTTTAATCAAAATATTCACCATCAACAATCGAATATAATTCACCAGGAACAAAGATACAATCAACCAGCAAACTTCGATCGACCGACAGGTTCCCAAGGACCAAGTCGATTTAAATATCTAACACCAGTTCCTCAAAAGAAGCCAGAGCCACCTCGGGCGCGTTCACCAGGACCAGTGACCGTGAACAGGGTGGTTGCTTTACGGGAAGCTTACGAACAGGTGCCAAACCCTCAATCGAAATCAATTCACAAGGAACGTTCTCCAGTTCCAAATGGAGCGGTACCAATCGACTCCAGTGACGAATATTTGGTATCTTGTGCGAATAAAACTTCTAGATCTATAGTGCTCTCGAAATCAGAGTCCTGGCACCAATTGGCTCTCTCCAATCGTTATCCTCGAGCACCTAAAATAAACACACCAGCATCAACATCTTCGTTTCAAAGCTCTCATCCAAAACCACCCAAACCAAAGTCTCCGTCTTCTCAGAAATTGAGATCCAAACAATTTGAAGCGTCGTCAATGGCGGACAGCGTCAAGAAGATGGAAGATAAGATCAGACAGTATTTCGATCAACCAGGTGATCATGTAGAATCGAAAGATTCTTTGAAACACAGAAGATCACCTAGATTTGCGTCTAAAGGGATGGTTGGACTGTCTCGTAGTCGTACTATGCCTGGTTTATCCGATGAAAAATTGTGTCTTTCGATAACTACCTCTCAACAAATGCCATTACTAAACGTGAACACCGCAGATGTTGACAAAGTGTTCGACGATTTGTTCGAGGAAGCCACGAGGACGGATAATCAGTAA